Within Spinacia oleracea cultivar Varoflay chromosome 4, BTI_SOV_V1, whole genome shotgun sequence, the genomic segment GGTTCTTGTAGCACTAACATCAAGGTCAACTCTGGCAGAATCATTTAAGTGGAGGTCATCAAGTATCGGGGTAGAAATGGAGTTTAGTTGTCCTGTTTTTAACAAGGTGCTTAGTTGCTTTTGGAGGGCCTCTGCCACCCTTTTCTCTACCCTTTTCTCTAATTCACCTTCAAACTCCTTTTTCACAGAAGCTCTGATTGATTCGTAATTTTCTGATgaagcttcaccatggtcacTTCTACTATGTCGAATACACGGACCGAAAGCCTTTTTGATACCAACCATGCCACCTGTTCCCTTGACACGCCCACGATGATCTTTTTTCCCTATAGCTTTAGTGAGGGCATCCTCACCCTGTTCGAAAGAAAGATTTCCTTTTTCCTCTTCTGCGATGTACTCTAACTGCCAATTAGGAAAGTAAAATTACTTTATATTCTCTAATCAAAGcaagtaaatattaattaattatcactACTTACAGCTTTTGTTGCGATTTCAACAACTTCTGTATCGTTcgggtcaatttcccactttcccTCTTTATTTTGTACTTGATGGGCCAAAATCCACTCCTTTGATCTGTATTTTCTAACTCTATTAACATTTGAGGTCACTGATGAGTTCACCGAGGAGCTACTCGAGATAGGTAAAGCTGCATCTGGTGGAAGTCATCCATCCTTTATCCAATCTAGTCGCTTTCTATTATAACCCTTTTGGCCGGTGCGATGTGGGTTCTTGTTGCATGATGCACTTTTCCTCGCCTTTTCACTACGAAGCTGTCAAAGACAACATAAAAAGATGGAAATAAATGTTTTTTCTGATAACTTTTTGTCCTAGAACCAATGTCAGTTTGCTACATGAAAAACTCTTTAAGGACAAGTTAAAGAAATATTATCATTACCAATGACTCTGGCAGGAAATAATGTTTAACAAAAGTcttccaatcatcctctgtgaTATGGTTGTAGACATCCCAAGGCatcttgtttgtttgattttttggcTTCTTTTCCTTCATAGTTATCCATCGGCGCACCAACttgctcttgaaacaactaaatcgtttcgccacacaagaatgaaaatatttctccctcgaatgattagaatcatcagtaatgtggaacataagctgttaataattaaaaaaagttagattataaaaatagtatttaaatcaaattaaataatccctAAAATATACAAATTAAGTTAATATCCAATGCTTACCTTAGTCTCCTCCCAAAACCCCTTCTTGATTTGCTCATCTACCTTTGGATATAATGGGACGTTAATATTAATTCTAGTAGCACAACTCCCAACTTGCTTCCCGTATTCATGAGACCATTGTCCATCGGGGACATTATATACATTATACTCAAGGAACATAGGCTTAGCGATTTTAACACCTTTTGACGGACCACGGCCTTTAATGGTCTTTGTAATCGTACTAACATCTTGTGATTCGTCACCCGTTGTGGGAGTCTTGCCACCTTCTGATTCATGCCTAACAACAATTTGGTTTTCATTCATCGTACCTATGTTGTTCCTGCATCAAGTAAAACATACAGAAGGGTGGTTACAAAATGTGCGCGCAGCAGCAAATCAGTGCACTAGCATACAGAAGGAtatcagatcagtgcagatatcacagatcagatcagcactgatcagtgcagatcagatcagcactgatctgcactgatcagatcagcacagatcagtgcagaacagatcagtgcagaacagatcagcacagatcagtgctgatcagatcagcactgatcagtgcagaacagatcagcacagatcagtgcagatcagatcagcacagatcagtgcagaacagatcagcacagatcagtgctgatctgatctgcactgatctgtgctgatctgatctgcaatgttctttgtcattcttggtgtgtttgttgaggcaatatgagaatgcagggcagctaactcattctataaacaagttctattaatctagtatattacggagtagtatgtaagttagatcgtaaaatgaaattacttgattgagtttcacttaaactcaagcaacaatgattaagaaacttaatgaggaaatctgacaatctcacttctcttatatcatgaaatcatatactcatatgagataagtctagaaaacaccatttatgctaaaatgaggctaatatgacctaagaactcatttttaggctaatatgacatttccgctcccaactttgaactaaagaacctaagaactcattttaatcctattacacgactaatatgcatagttttaagtttctaaaactcattcgaacctatttatgcacatttatggctcgttgggtcgttataggtcatatatagagctaaaatgacattttcgctcccaactttgaactaaagaacctaaggactcatttgattcttattacacgactaatatgcatagttttaagtttctaaaactaattcgaacctatttatgcacatttatggctcgttgggtcgttataggtcatatatagagctaaaatgacattttcgctcccaactttgaactaaagaacctaaggactcatttgattcttattacacgactaatatgcatagttttaagtttctaaaactcattcgaacctatttatgcacatttatggctcgttgggtcgttataggtcatatatagagctaaaatgacattttcgctcccaactttgaactaaagaacctaaacactcattttaatcctattacatgactaatatgcatagttttaagtttctaaaactcattccaacctatttatgcacatttaaggctcgttgggtcgttataggtcatatatagagctaaaatgacattttcgctcccaactttgaactaaagaacctaatgactcatttcattcttattacatgactaatatgcatagttttaagtttctaaaactcattccaacctatttatgcacatttatggctcgttgggtcgttatatgtcatatatagagctaaaatgacatttccgctcccaactttgaactaaagaacctaaacactcattttaatccttttaaatgattagtatgattagttttaacttacctagactcaatccaatcaatttatgccatttgagacttgtttggtcgttatggttcatatttatgctaatttagtcaactaaggtcaattcaggtcaatttattcaactaaggtcaatttaagcCCGCTCGTTTTGATTTAGGTCATTCTAGCTCAAGATTAGGAGACATGTTAATTAGCGCAACACTAGGAGAAAACGCACAACTCACCAAAAGTAAATAAGAATTATAGATGTGgaatgcactgatctgtgcagatcagatcagcacagatcagtgctgatcagatcatcactgatctgtgctgatctgttctgcactgatctgtgctgatctgatctgcacagatcagtgcagaacagatcagcaccgATCAGTGCTACCctcatctgatctgcactgatctgtgctgatctgatctgcaatgttctttgtcattcttggtgtgtttgttgaggcaatatgagaatgcagggcagctaactcattctataaacaagttctattaatctagtatagtacggagtagtatgtaagttagatcgtaaaatgaaattacttgattgagtttcacttaaactcaagcaacaatgattaagaaacttaatgaggaaatctgacaatctcacttctcttatatcatgaaatcatatactcatatgagataagtctagaaaacaccacttatgctaaaatgaggcattttcgctcccagctatgaactaacgaacataaggactcattttaaccttttaaatgattaatatgattaattttaactttccaagactcgatccgatctatttattcacattagaaacttgtttggtcgttgtggttcatatttatgataaaatgaggcatttttgctcccaactatgaactaaagaacctaagaactcatttttaggctaatatgacactttcgctcccaactttgaactaacaaacctaaacactcattttaatccttttaaatgattaatatgattagttttaactttcctagactcaatccaatcaatttatgccatttgagacttgtttggtcgttatggttcatatttatgctaaaataagacattttcgctcccaactttgaactaaagaacctaaggactcatttgattcttattacatgactaatatgcatagttttaagtttctaaaactcattccaacctatttatgcacatttaaggctcgttgggtcgttataggtcatatatagagctaaaatgacatttccgctcccaactttgaactaaagaacctaaacactcattttaatcctattacatgactaatatgcatagttttaagtttctaaaactcattccaacctatttatgcacatttaaggctcgttgggtcgttataggtcatatatagagctaaaatgacatttccgctcccaactttgaactaaagaacctaaacactcattttaatcctattacatgactaatatgcatagttttaagtttctaaaactcattccaacctatttatgcacatttaaggctcgttgggtcgttataggtcatatatagagctaaaatgacatttccgctcccaactttgaactaaagaacctaaacactcattttaatcctattacatgactaatatgcatagttttaagtttctaaaactcattccaacctatttatgcacatttaaggctcgttgggtcgttataggtcatatatagagctaaaatgacattttcgctcccaactttgaactaaagaacctaatgactcatttcattcttattacatgactaatatgcatagttttaagtttctaaaactcattccaacctatttatgcacatttatggctcgttgggtcgttatatgtcatatatagagctaaaatgacatttccgctcccaactttgaactaaagaacctaaacactcattttaatccttttaaatgattagtatgattagttttaacttacctagactcaatccaatcaatttatgccatttgagacttgtttggtcgttatggttcatatttatgctaatttagtcaactaaggtcaatttaggtcaatttattcaactaaggtcaatttaagcCCGCTCGTTTTGATTTAGGTCATTCTAGCTCAAGATTAGGAGACATGTTAATTAGCGCAACACTAGGAGAAAACGCACAACTTACCAAAAGTAAATAAGAATTATAGATGTGgaatgcactgatctgtgcagatcagatcagcacagatcagtgctgatcgatctgtgctgatctgttctgcactgatctgtgctaatctgatctgcacagatcagtgtagatcagatcagcactgatctgtgctgatctgttctgcacagatcagtgctacccttatctgatctgcactgatctgtgctgatctgatctgcaatgttctttgtcattcttggtgtgtttgttgaggcaatatgagaatgcagggcagctaactcattctataaacaagttctattaatctagtatagtacggagtagtatgtaagttagatcgtaaaatgaaattacttgattgagtttcacttaaactcaagcaacaatgattaagaaacttaatgaggaaatctgacaatctcacttctcttatatcatgaaatcatatactcatatgagataagtctagaaaacaccacttatgctaaaatgaggcattttcgctcccggcTATGAACTAACcaacataaggactcattttaaccttttaaatgattaatatgattaattttaactttccaagactcgatccgatctatttattcacattagagacttgtttggtcgttgtggttcatatttatgataaaatgaggcatttttgctcccaactatgaactaaagaacctaagaactcatttttaggctaatatgacactttcgctcccaactttgaactaacaaacctaaacactcattttaatccttctaaatgattaatatgattagttttaactttcctagactcaatccaatcaatttatgccatttgagacttgtttggtcgttatggttcatatttatgctaaaataagacattttcgctcccaactttgaactaacaaacctaaacactcattttaatcctattacatgactaatatgcatagttttaagtttctaaaactcattccgacctatttatgcacatttaaggctcgttgggtcgttataggtcatatatagagctaaaatgacatttccgctcccaactttgaactaaagaacctaaacactcattttaatcctattacatgactaatatgcatagttttaagtttctaaaactcattccaacctatttatgcacatttaaggctcgttgggtcgttataggtcatatatagagctaaaatgacatttccgctcccaactttgaactaaagaacctaaacactcattttaatcctattacatgactaatatgcatagttttaagtttctaaaactcattccaacctatttatgcacatttaaggctcgttgggtcgttataggtcatatatagagctaaaatgacattttcgctcccaactttgaactaaagaacctaaacactcattttaatcctattacatgactaatatgcatatttttaagtttctaaaactcattccaacctatttatgcacatttatggctcgttgggtcgttataggtcatatatagagctaaaatgacattttcgctcccaactttgaactaaagaacctaatgactcattttattcttattacatgactaatatgcatagttttaagtttctaaaactcattccaacctatttatgcacatttatggctcgttgggtcgttatatgtcatatatagagctaaaatgacatttccgctcccaactttgaactaaagaacctaaacactcattttaatccttttaaatgattaatatgattagttttaacttacctagactcaatccaatcaatttatgccatttgagacttgtttggtagttatggttcatatttatgctaatttagtcaactaaggtcaatttaggtcaatttattcaactaaggtcaatttaagcccgctcgttttgatttaggtcattctagctcaagattaggagacatgttaattagcgcaacactaggagaaaacgcacaactcaccaaaagtaaatacgtgctttattttccgattctgagaaCTTCTGAAAAGACACAAATCACCGAAAGCTTCTGAAAATTTCTGACTCGGGGATCTGCACAGAAAGTTAGAAAACTTTGGTCAGGAACAAAAGTAAGATGTGGAAGTACAGTAAGAATTAAAGAAAGCTAGAAAAGTATAATCATGAACACAATGGAAgtataaaataagaattaaagatgTGGAAGTACAAACTACACCTTCCTAAATGCTAGAAAAGATACATTTAATCTGATATTCAGTTAGCTAGAATTACCTATTCCCAGAAGCCAACTCATCTTATTCATTTAcggtttataacccaaattccttccctatgatctgtacgcatatgattagtattatttgcatcTTCCTCCTCCGGTAACGGTTGAACAGCCGTTGGTAACAGGGGTGTTTCATCGTACTTGTCATACTCATCTTCATccacaacatcatcaatacccagAATATTTCTCTTGCCTTGGGCAACTGCACGCCATATAGGATCAACATTGTCTACCACATAGAAAATTTTCTTAGCTTgtgatgctagaatgaatggctcgtcACTATCACTTAATCGATCAAAGTTAACCAATGTTAAACCAGGAAAAATTTCATCTTGTTTCACCCCGTTATGGTTGTTggcccacttgcaccggaatacagggatcgtaaatttgttgtaatcaagctcccatatttcttcgataacaccataatatgattgtATCGCATCAACCGGTCTTCTATCCTTGGCGCTTGCATAGACCCTAGATGCTGCAACATGCTTCACTCCACTATTCTGCACCACACTCTTTTCATCTTGTcttctagtgtagaatgtgaacccattgatatcatacccttcataagacagaacacatagtcgaggacctcgagctaaccactggaccatttcagaaacatctagattttttttcatttcctcggctacttccttcttaaaccaatcaacaaatgtgcgattatgttcttgcatcaacgctctttccttcaacttaggattcttttgttgcaattctagcaaatgcttatctatgtaaggattgacctcggtaagatgctgcaacacacaaagatgtgccttattcttcctttcagatggaggcgagatcacatttttaccaattacccCATGCCCTTCAAGCCTCCCTGCATGACGAGATTTTGGAAGACCTATTTGCTCAAGCCTTGTTAAGAATTCAGCTAcatattgagatatctcttcctcaaggactccccgaatgatactaccctccggccttgcccgattctttgttttgtcctttaaatgcccaaaaaatctctcaaaaggatacatccatcttaagaacactggaccacataacttgatttctcgaactaaatggacaattaagtgcaccataatatcaaagaaagatggtggaaagtacatttcaaatcgacacaaagtttcaacaatatcattgtgcaaagaatctaatttctccggatcaatcactttagcacatatagaattgaaaaacacacaaagttttgttataacatgtctcacgtgtttcggcaatatcccacgaagtgcaattggcaaaaacacattaatcattacatggcaatcatgagacttcataccaaCCAACCTAAGGTCCGAGAGAGATACTAGGCGCTTTacattcgacgaatatcccgagggaaccttaattccatgtaagcactcacaaaactgcttcttctcctttcttgacattgtgtaacacgctggaggcagataagtcttagtaccacccgcaccagatttttcaacaggccacaaatctggtcgaatattcctctttttcatatctttccgcacattctcattgtccttagtctttccaggcatgtttagcaaagtcccaatgatagcatcgcacacatttttctcaatgtgcattacatcgagacaatgcctaaccgacaaatctctccagtagggaagatcccataatggagatactttcttccacaaaacaccctttttagacttggacttgtagcacttgccgtatttggtttcaacattttttattcgttcataaacctgtgatcctgtcaaaggcgtacgagctactctttcctcggtgaacccattgaattctttcttcttcttacgataagggtgatatcgactgaggtgcttcctgaaatctgggtaaacatttttcttgaaattatgcaaccatgtgggcttcatgtcctcttcacatatagggcatgcttgttctcctttggttttgtatccagacaagtttccatatgccggaaaatcatttatggtacaaaaaaccatagctcgcaatgtaaagcttgaattggtgtgtgcatcgaacattgaaacaccttcattccacaataatttcaaatcatctatgagtggagccaggtacatatctatgtcatttccaggTTGCTTAGGCCCCAAGATGAGGAGTGATAACATGATATGCTTCCGCTTCATACACAGCCATGGAGGAAGATTATAAATTGCTAGAAGAACCGGCCATGTGCTATGTTGACTGCTTAGAGTACCATATGGATTCACACCATCTGCACATAAAGCAAGCCTtagatttctaacctccttaccaaattcaggatatttcttatcaatatttctccattgaacagaatctgcaggatgtcgaaggagtccatctttcttcctcacttccgcatgccaccttaagttttttgcttgtttcttcaatgaaaacatacgctcaaacctaggtatgattggaagataccacaaagacttagcaggcgggcccctcttagctgaatttgcccctttgcgtttgtaacgagatgcgccgcatgttggacactcatccaaatgttcatgctcttttctgtaaagcatacaatcatttgggcaagcatctatcttgtcgacctctaagcctaagggacACATCAATTTCCTGGCATAATAGGTAGAGGTGGGGATATCATTCCCTTCCGGCAAAAATTCACCTACCCACTCCAATAAGGTGTCAAAGTGTTCATCTCTCCAACCACCTTTACATTTGAGGTTGTAAAGTATTGACACACATTCCAACTTGCTGAATTTTGTACAACCGGGATACAATGGAGTTTCAGCAGCCTTTGATACTTGTTCGAACATCTGATGTCGTTCGTCCAAGTGATCTTTTAGCCCATCCATCATCTCATttatttcatcatcttcttcctcatcatcatccgtctcattattctcataaatatcatcatcactctcattactctgaacatcaaattcatggacactagaacttggacgatcaggtattgtttcaccatgccaaaaccaaacatggtaatcttgcttaaacccacggcgaaataaatgaacctcaatttcatcaatgtcacctaaccgcttgatattgttacaatcacggcagggacaatagattttttcggcttttgtactccgttggtgtgctaaagcacatctaatgaactctgcgaccccactcaagtattctgccgtagtatggtcaccatacatccaacgacgactcattactaataacaacaacaaaaggttcCACACATAAACACATATATTAAGAAGTCACAAAATCATTAAGAAGTTTCGCAAATCTTTGGTTACATCATTTAAGTTTATCAATGCTTCACTGAAGTGATATTAGAAGTCCAAAAACAATCCTAATAAGTAAAACGGAATGGATACTTAAGCATAGAATACTAATGTACATGTTTTATTATTACACTTACTAtacttatccaaattttatttatcgtaaaaatgatatgcacttactgtactattgatttcaactttcaaaagaggaaaagagaaattttatgaagataattagatatatcaataccttatgcaattgttgaaattcgaacaagcacgatgatagattatgctggcagtacgatcatcgcccctctcttcaaccatatgcgtatctacccatcttcacaattaactgcaaattaaagaaataattgaaaaacagccaaaaaaatcaaaataaaaacgaaaatcaaaacgaaaatcaaaacgaaaatcaaaacgaaaatcaaaaacgaaaatcaaaacgaaaatcaaaacgaaaatcaaaaacgaaaatcaaaaacaataatcaaaacgaaaatcaaaaactaaaattgaaccctaatctgaaaacgaaaataaaaaacgaaaataaaaattgaacacaccataccgaaaccaccggaaccacgacgccgagcaaccaccggaaccacgacgcgacggggagatgctgaacccccggccgaccaagaatatatctttcagtgacaggccgcgcgagaattgaacgggatgggggagatgaggcgagaacaccacacaccggcgaagacagcgacgcgcgcagggctgagcaacgcttgggttcgacggcgacgcagggctgagttcgacggcgacgcagggctgagttcgacggcttgcttggatatttgtttaagggaaaaggcttggagctagcagagaaggaacaacgtaC encodes:
- the LOC130459402 gene encoding uncharacterized protein: MNENQIVVRHESEGGKTPTTGDESQDVSTITKTIKGRGPSKGVKIAKPMFLEYNVYNVPDGQWSHEYGKQVGSCATRININVPLYPKVDEQIKKGFWEETKLMFHITDDSNHSREKYFHSCVAKRFSCFKSKLVRRWITMKEKKPKNQTNKMPWDVYNHITEDDWKTFVKHYFLPESLVMIIFL